A single genomic interval of Plantibacter sp. Leaf314 harbors:
- a CDS encoding LacI family DNA-binding transcriptional regulator: MRKPTLVDVAREAGVSRATASRVLAGASTVDASMVVAVREAAVKLAYRTNVAARSLAGGRTGAVAIVLAAGELEPFSGSFVAAPLKGATAALLSAAQQPALFLADPHQLDALVAYLAAHYVDGAVVILQHEISTITQALAPVDLPIVFVGRPMGEHTEDVTFVDSDNYAGGRLAAEHLIALGRTRIGVISGPADMAASSDRVRGWRDVLTERGLDTRAIARGDFTMPSGSSAMARLLSRYPDLDAVFAGSDLMAVGAMRVLEASGRSVPDDIALVGFDDTVVAATAEPPLTSVRQPLEQMGRVAAELVMELIAGRTVAPRWLDTTLVVRDSA; this comes from the coding sequence ATGCGCAAACCGACCCTGGTCGACGTCGCCCGAGAGGCCGGCGTCTCCCGAGCGACCGCCTCGCGGGTCCTCGCCGGAGCCTCGACGGTCGACGCGTCGATGGTCGTCGCCGTCCGGGAGGCGGCCGTGAAACTCGCCTACCGGACGAACGTCGCAGCCCGGTCGCTGGCCGGCGGCAGGACGGGCGCCGTCGCGATCGTCCTCGCGGCCGGCGAACTCGAACCGTTCTCCGGCTCGTTCGTCGCGGCACCGCTCAAGGGCGCGACCGCCGCCCTTCTCTCGGCGGCCCAGCAGCCCGCCCTGTTCCTCGCGGATCCACACCAACTCGACGCACTCGTCGCCTACCTGGCGGCGCACTACGTGGACGGGGCGGTGGTGATCCTGCAGCACGAGATCAGCACGATCACCCAGGCGCTCGCGCCGGTGGACCTCCCGATCGTCTTCGTCGGCCGCCCGATGGGCGAGCACACGGAGGACGTCACCTTCGTCGACTCCGACAACTACGCGGGCGGCCGTCTCGCGGCCGAACACCTGATCGCCCTCGGCCGCACGCGGATCGGCGTCATCTCGGGCCCCGCCGACATGGCCGCCTCCAGCGACCGCGTCCGAGGCTGGCGGGACGTCCTCACCGAGCGCGGCCTCGACACCCGGGCGATCGCCCGAGGCGACTTCACCATGCCCAGCGGGTCGTCGGCCATGGCGCGGCTGCTCTCCCGATACCCGGACCTCGACGCCGTCTTCGCGGGCTCGGACCTCATGGCGGTCGGGGCGATGCGCGTCCTCGAGGCCAGCGGCCGAAGCGTCCCGGACGACATCGCGCTCGTCGGCTTCGACGACACGGTCGTCGCAGCCACGGCGGAACCGCCGCTCACCTCGGTCCGCCAACCGTTGGAGCAGATGGGACGGGTCGCCGCGGAACTCGTCATGGAGCTCATCGCCGGCCGGACGGTCGCTCCGCGCTGGCTCGACACGACGCTCGTCGTCCGCGACTCCGCCTGA
- a CDS encoding alpha-galactosidase: MSDLPATPDLRVIHLQCDGVSVVLTQRGTRLPAIAHWGAAVQGTDAEWLAAAAATVRGDLVDGSDAPYEPSLLPEHALGWSGLPGLRAHRAGTAWSSRFDVTSVEVDGRALRAGEVLQCGAALIAVSAVDGQTGTVMLLEVELTSSGLLRTRATVGNRGDDLLEIEGVAPALAIPTSAREILDFAGRWGTEKLPQRHPVVTGTHLRESRHGRPGLDATGVTAIGTPGFDSRQGEVWLCHVGWSGNHTIGVERTDGHLAFRGGELLLPGEIRLGPGDDHRTPWLYGAYGVGLDDASSRYHRWLRSASRAARRPRPVTLNVWEAVLFDHDLDVLAELATRAADLGVERFVLDDGWFRGRHDDTRGLGDWTPDPERWPDGLAPLADRVRSLGMEFGLWFEPEMINEDSDLAREHPDWILRARDELPPPVRHQQVLDLDNPAAFAYILRSIDTLVTDLGIAYLKWDHNRDLVDAGHPSSGRAAVHDQTEALYRLLDELRARHPQLEIESCASGGGRIDLGILERTDRVHTSDNHDPVERARMLRWTGLLVPPEMLGSHVASARSATTGRTHTLHTRSAIALLGHFGVEWDLRELDEDERAVVARWISVFKRHRALIASGRVVGDGEWDDDAPTLRGVVAEDGGTALYTLVTPPRSADSRRRVRLPGLRPDGHYRLAVAQDDSLGPRWVIPAWLREAPPLDADPAALEAAPVLSGGQLSGVGLDLPTFQPDRVITILVTAV; this comes from the coding sequence ATGTCCGATCTCCCAGCGACGCCCGACCTCCGCGTCATCCATCTGCAGTGCGACGGCGTCTCCGTCGTCCTCACCCAACGCGGGACCCGTCTCCCGGCGATCGCGCACTGGGGAGCCGCCGTCCAGGGCACCGACGCCGAGTGGCTGGCGGCTGCTGCAGCCACCGTGCGCGGCGACCTCGTCGACGGCTCGGACGCACCGTACGAGCCGAGCCTCCTGCCCGAACACGCGCTGGGCTGGTCGGGTCTCCCCGGCCTCCGGGCGCATCGGGCCGGAACCGCCTGGTCGTCGCGCTTCGACGTCACCTCGGTCGAGGTCGACGGTCGAGCCCTGCGGGCCGGCGAGGTGCTGCAGTGCGGCGCCGCGCTGATCGCGGTGTCGGCGGTCGACGGACAGACCGGCACCGTGATGCTCCTGGAGGTCGAGCTGACGTCGAGCGGTCTGCTGCGGACCCGCGCGACCGTCGGGAACCGCGGCGACGACCTCCTCGAGATCGAGGGCGTCGCCCCCGCTCTGGCGATCCCGACGTCGGCGCGCGAGATCCTCGATTTCGCCGGGCGGTGGGGCACCGAGAAGCTTCCGCAGCGTCACCCCGTCGTGACGGGCACCCACCTCCGCGAATCGCGGCACGGTCGCCCCGGTCTCGACGCCACCGGGGTGACCGCGATCGGAACGCCGGGGTTCGACAGCCGGCAGGGCGAGGTGTGGCTGTGCCACGTGGGGTGGAGCGGGAATCACACCATCGGTGTCGAACGCACCGACGGACACCTCGCGTTCCGTGGTGGAGAGCTGCTCCTGCCCGGCGAGATCCGACTCGGCCCGGGTGACGACCACCGGACGCCGTGGTTGTACGGCGCCTACGGCGTGGGCCTCGACGACGCGTCGTCGCGGTATCACCGGTGGTTGCGTTCCGCCTCGCGGGCGGCTCGTCGTCCGCGACCGGTCACCCTGAACGTCTGGGAGGCGGTCCTGTTCGATCACGACCTCGACGTGCTGGCCGAGCTGGCGACCCGTGCCGCGGATCTCGGGGTCGAACGTTTCGTCCTCGACGACGGGTGGTTCCGTGGACGCCACGACGACACCCGTGGCCTCGGCGACTGGACCCCGGACCCCGAACGCTGGCCGGACGGTCTCGCCCCACTCGCCGACCGGGTCCGGTCGCTCGGCATGGAGTTCGGGCTGTGGTTCGAACCGGAGATGATCAACGAGGACTCCGACCTCGCCCGGGAGCACCCGGACTGGATCCTCCGCGCGCGGGACGAGCTCCCGCCGCCCGTCAGGCACCAGCAGGTGCTCGACCTCGACAATCCGGCAGCCTTCGCGTACATCCTCCGATCCATCGACACGCTGGTGACCGACCTGGGGATCGCGTACCTCAAGTGGGACCACAACCGCGACCTCGTCGACGCCGGCCATCCGTCGTCCGGCCGGGCGGCCGTGCACGACCAGACCGAAGCCCTCTACCGGCTGCTCGACGAGCTCCGGGCGAGGCACCCGCAGCTCGAGATCGAGAGCTGCGCATCGGGTGGCGGTCGCATCGACCTCGGCATCCTCGAACGGACCGATCGCGTCCACACCTCCGACAACCACGACCCCGTCGAGCGCGCACGGATGCTCCGGTGGACAGGACTCCTCGTGCCACCCGAGATGCTCGGATCCCACGTGGCCTCGGCACGATCGGCCACGACCGGACGCACGCACACGCTCCACACGCGGAGCGCGATCGCGCTGCTCGGGCATTTCGGCGTGGAGTGGGACCTGCGGGAGCTCGACGAGGACGAACGCGCGGTCGTCGCCCGGTGGATCAGCGTGTTCAAGCGTCACCGGGCCCTCATCGCCTCGGGACGCGTCGTCGGCGACGGCGAGTGGGACGACGACGCCCCGACGCTGCGCGGCGTGGTCGCCGAGGACGGTGGTACCGCGCTGTACACCCTCGTGACTCCCCCACGGTCGGCCGACTCCCGGCGTCGGGTCCGCCTCCCCGGGCTCCGCCCGGACGGCCACTACCGCCTCGCCGTCGCCCAGGACGACTCCCTCGGCCCCCGCTGGGTGATCCCAGCCTGGCTCCGGGAAGCGCCGCCGCTCGACGCCGACCCGGCCGCGCTCGAGGCGGCACCCGTGCTGAGCGGTGGCCAGCTCTCCGGAGTCGGCCTCGACCTCCCCACCTTCCAGCCCGACCGCGTGATCACGATCCTCGTGACCGCCGTCTGA
- a CDS encoding beta-L-arabinofuranosidase domain-containing protein, which translates to MPYIPVSQVTLTGGPLLQAQEADRAYLHALEPDRLLAPFLREAGLPPRAPSYDDWERRGLDGHTAGHYLSACSLMVASTGDEVLASRLAYTVAELSRAQAHLGTGYVGGIPRSAELWEEVAEGITASTFGGDRWVPWYNLHKLYAGLIDAACLTGNEAARDVVVRLADWWEALASGIDEEHFQLMLETEIGGMNEAYVDLFDLTGDPRHLAMAARFTGAALSGPLSRSSDELTGLHANTRIPQFVGFAALAARNGDPALGRAARFAWQTIVTRRSVAIGGNSVREHFHAVDDFTPMTEDREGPETCNSYNLIKLARRLSADAADPDVTDMIERILFNHLLSAQHPGHGGLVYFTSMRPDHYRVYSAPQHSFWCCVGTGLESHAKHGESLYRLDGEAVSVELFASSTARVPELGLTLEQETAFPVDGEVALTFRLERGRRFPVRIRVPGWTASVPLVRVNGTDVEATVDGGHLVLDRGWEDGDVVSFELGMTGRSEPFPDGSDWTALLWGPSVLAARGSALEAETVVADRPHAAHTAVGPLTPLATAPIVPRSSVPRRDADGAFWVDSDRGPIRLEPFAGLHDARYTVSFPVASGTDQRSVDERRARLADRDRIAATLDGRTVDRVALGEQQPEADHGFRGASTRSGAAGGVRWRSTSDRMSVTLVDPHLLARVVRVSWLPDDDARGFAIEIDGLVTEEQFGGRDGELAWVEVPLPPTTAGWGVRRFTILAPSGQETPRVTELRVLTASDA; encoded by the coding sequence ATGCCGTACATCCCCGTCTCCCAGGTGACGCTCACCGGGGGCCCGCTCCTGCAGGCGCAGGAGGCCGACCGCGCCTATCTCCACGCCCTCGAACCGGACCGGCTCCTCGCTCCGTTCCTCCGCGAGGCCGGACTCCCGCCGCGCGCCCCGTCCTACGACGACTGGGAGCGGCGCGGGCTCGACGGCCACACCGCGGGCCACTACCTCTCAGCCTGCTCCCTCATGGTCGCGTCGACCGGCGACGAGGTCCTGGCGTCGCGGCTCGCGTACACCGTCGCCGAGCTCTCGCGTGCGCAGGCCCACCTCGGCACCGGATACGTCGGCGGCATCCCGAGGAGCGCCGAACTCTGGGAGGAGGTGGCGGAGGGCATCACGGCGTCGACCTTCGGTGGCGACCGTTGGGTGCCCTGGTACAACCTGCACAAGCTGTACGCGGGCCTCATCGACGCCGCGTGCCTGACCGGGAACGAGGCGGCCCGTGACGTCGTCGTCCGCCTGGCGGACTGGTGGGAGGCACTGGCGTCCGGCATCGACGAGGAGCACTTCCAGCTGATGCTCGAGACCGAGATCGGTGGGATGAACGAGGCCTACGTCGACCTGTTCGACCTGACGGGAGACCCGCGCCACCTCGCCATGGCGGCACGCTTCACAGGGGCCGCCCTCAGCGGGCCCTTGTCGCGCTCCTCCGACGAACTGACCGGTCTCCACGCGAACACCCGCATCCCGCAGTTCGTCGGCTTCGCCGCGCTGGCCGCTCGCAACGGCGATCCCGCGCTCGGGCGGGCCGCCCGGTTCGCCTGGCAGACCATCGTGACGCGCCGGTCGGTGGCGATCGGCGGCAACAGCGTGCGTGAGCACTTCCACGCGGTCGACGACTTCACGCCGATGACGGAGGACCGTGAAGGCCCCGAGACGTGCAACAGCTACAACCTGATCAAGCTCGCGAGACGGCTCTCCGCCGACGCGGCGGATCCGGACGTCACGGACATGATCGAGCGGATCCTCTTCAACCACCTCCTGTCCGCGCAGCATCCCGGACACGGCGGTCTCGTGTATTTCACCTCGATGCGGCCGGACCACTACCGCGTGTACTCGGCGCCGCAGCACAGCTTCTGGTGCTGCGTCGGGACGGGGCTCGAGAGCCACGCGAAACACGGCGAGTCCCTCTACCGGTTGGACGGCGAGGCGGTGTCGGTGGAGCTCTTCGCGTCGTCGACCGCCCGCGTCCCGGAGCTCGGTCTCACGCTCGAACAGGAGACCGCGTTCCCGGTGGACGGCGAGGTGGCGCTGACGTTCCGGCTCGAGCGGGGCAGGCGGTTCCCGGTGCGCATCCGCGTGCCGGGGTGGACCGCCTCGGTGCCGCTCGTGCGGGTGAACGGCACCGACGTCGAGGCGACGGTCGACGGCGGGCACCTCGTCCTGGACCGCGGGTGGGAGGACGGGGACGTCGTGTCGTTCGAGCTCGGGATGACCGGGCGCTCGGAGCCGTTTCCGGACGGATCAGACTGGACGGCGTTGCTCTGGGGTCCGTCCGTCCTCGCCGCACGCGGGTCGGCGCTCGAGGCCGAGACGGTCGTCGCCGACCGGCCGCACGCCGCACACACGGCGGTCGGCCCGCTCACCCCGCTCGCCACGGCACCGATCGTCCCGCGCTCGTCCGTGCCCCGGCGGGATGCGGACGGCGCGTTCTGGGTCGACTCGGATCGGGGCCCGATCCGGCTGGAGCCCTTCGCCGGGCTCCACGACGCGCGGTACACCGTGAGCTTCCCCGTCGCCTCCGGCACGGACCAGCGGTCCGTCGACGAACGCCGCGCGCGTCTGGCGGATCGGGACCGGATCGCCGCGACGCTCGACGGACGCACGGTCGACCGTGTCGCGCTGGGCGAGCAGCAACCGGAGGCCGACCACGGGTTCCGAGGCGCGTCGACCCGGTCAGGAGCGGCCGGCGGGGTCCGGTGGCGCAGCACCTCGGACCGGATGTCGGTCACGCTCGTGGACCCGCACCTGCTGGCGCGCGTCGTCAGGGTCTCGTGGCTGCCCGACGACGACGCTCGGGGGTTCGCGATCGAGATCGACGGCCTGGTCACTGAGGAACAGTTCGGCGGACGCGACGGCGAGCTGGCCTGGGTCGAGGTCCCGTTGCCGCCGACGACCGCCGGCTGGGGCGTCAGACGGTTCACGATCCTCGCCCCGTCGGGGCAGGAGACCCCGCGGGTGACCGAACTCAGGGTGCTGACGGCGAGCGACGCCTGA
- a CDS encoding carbohydrate ABC transporter permease yields the protein MSETLNSTQLLASATSAGRKRNSGRVGRIPWYTYVLLVCAVIVSMFPLYFMFVVATTDSATATTLPPRLYPGDNLFHLVGLVLETVPFVQSMINSLIVALSIGVGSALLCALAGFAFAKLEFRGRNALFILVVLTMTVPTQLSVIPQYLIISALDWVDTLQALIVPGLASAFGIFWMRQHISSSVSDELLQAAKLDGANTWQIFWRIVFPVIRPAAFVLGLLGFVGSWNDFLWPFIVLKSPEMYTVQIAIKALQSQRSIDLGLAMAGSFLATIPLLIAFIFVGKRMVTGIMDGAFKG from the coding sequence ATGTCCGAGACGCTCAACTCCACCCAGCTGCTGGCGAGCGCGACCTCCGCCGGCCGGAAGCGGAACAGTGGCCGGGTCGGCCGCATCCCGTGGTACACCTACGTGCTGCTCGTGTGTGCCGTCATCGTGAGCATGTTCCCGCTGTACTTCATGTTCGTGGTCGCCACCACGGATTCGGCGACGGCGACGACCCTGCCGCCACGGCTGTACCCGGGCGACAACCTGTTCCACCTCGTCGGGCTGGTCCTCGAGACGGTGCCGTTCGTCCAGTCGATGATCAACAGCCTCATCGTCGCGCTGTCGATCGGTGTCGGTTCGGCGCTGCTGTGCGCGCTGGCCGGTTTCGCTTTCGCGAAACTGGAGTTCCGCGGCCGGAACGCCCTGTTCATCCTCGTGGTCCTCACGATGACGGTGCCCACGCAGCTCAGCGTGATCCCGCAGTACCTCATCATCAGCGCCCTCGACTGGGTGGACACCCTGCAGGCGCTCATCGTCCCCGGGCTCGCGAGTGCGTTCGGCATCTTCTGGATGCGGCAGCACATCTCGAGCTCCGTCAGCGACGAACTGCTGCAGGCGGCGAAACTCGACGGTGCCAACACCTGGCAGATCTTCTGGCGGATCGTCTTCCCGGTCATCCGTCCCGCGGCGTTCGTCCTGGGATTGCTCGGCTTCGTCGGGTCCTGGAACGACTTCCTCTGGCCGTTCATCGTCCTGAAGTCGCCCGAGATGTACACCGTCCAGATCGCGATCAAGGCGCTGCAGTCGCAGCGGTCGATCGACCTCGGTCTCGCGATGGCCGGCTCGTTCCTCGCCACCATCCCGCTGCTCATCGCCTTCATCTTCGTCGGCAAGCGCATGGTGACGGGGATCATGGACGGAGCGTTCAAGGGATGA
- a CDS encoding carbohydrate ABC transporter permease, with translation MTTFIAPPRLLPKQSPPGIGTRIRNTLPERFAPYLYIAPFFLIFAVFGLIPLVFTFVVSLFDWNPIGQQTFIGFDNFTRLAADPRFWNAMLNTFAIFIISTVPQLVIALGLAHLLNHVRLRFATGFRMAMLVPYITSVAATTIVFAQLFDRDYGLFNYLIGFFGGDHVDFLNDKVGSWFLVALMVVWRWTGYTTLLYLAALQAIPRDVYEAAAVDGAGGWKQFVYITIPSLRPIIVFTIVTSTIGGLQVFTEPLLVNPATGLTCGAARQCQTLTLFLYEQGFGQFEFGYGSAIGVALFVIVVLVALLNFFLSTRTRGGR, from the coding sequence GTGACTACTTTCATCGCCCCACCCCGGTTGCTGCCGAAGCAGTCGCCGCCCGGTATCGGGACGCGGATCCGCAACACCCTGCCGGAACGCTTCGCCCCGTACCTCTACATCGCCCCGTTCTTCCTGATCTTCGCCGTCTTCGGCCTGATCCCGCTCGTGTTCACCTTCGTGGTCTCCCTGTTCGACTGGAACCCGATCGGGCAACAGACGTTCATCGGCTTCGACAACTTCACGAGACTCGCCGCCGACCCCCGGTTCTGGAACGCGATGCTCAACACCTTCGCGATCTTCATCATCTCGACGGTGCCGCAGCTGGTCATCGCGCTCGGGCTCGCACACCTCCTCAACCACGTGCGTCTGCGCTTCGCGACCGGCTTCCGGATGGCCATGCTCGTGCCGTACATCACCTCGGTCGCGGCGACCACGATCGTGTTCGCCCAGTTGTTCGACCGCGACTACGGCCTGTTCAACTACCTGATCGGCTTCTTCGGGGGCGACCACGTCGACTTCCTGAACGACAAGGTCGGCTCCTGGTTCCTCGTCGCCCTGATGGTCGTCTGGCGATGGACGGGGTACACGACCCTGTTGTACCTGGCGGCCCTGCAGGCGATCCCGCGGGACGTGTACGAAGCCGCCGCGGTCGACGGTGCGGGTGGCTGGAAGCAGTTCGTCTACATCACCATCCCGTCGCTCCGACCGATCATCGTGTTCACGATCGTCACCTCGACGATCGGTGGGCTCCAGGTGTTCACGGAACCGTTGCTGGTCAACCCGGCCACCGGTCTCACCTGTGGTGCGGCCCGACAGTGTCAGACCCTCACGCTGTTCCTGTACGAGCAGGGCTTCGGCCAGTTCGAGTTCGGGTACGGGTCGGCGATCGGTGTCGCCCTGTTCGTGATCGTCGTGCTCGTCGCCCTCCTGAACTTCTTCCTGTCCACCCGAACCCGAGGAGGACGCTGA
- a CDS encoding ABC transporter substrate-binding protein → MKFRLAAAATVAVMVGALVTGCSGSGGGDDKTFQFWSFTGINQKADVAKYKEAHPDITVKLTEVGSTQETAQALTAALAGGKVPDLVLIQGDDLPNFVANPDNFVDLSTMGADDISKDYLPWVWDQAVAQNDAVVGVPTDVGGMSMAYRADLFEAAGLPSDPDEVAALWPTWDDFISVGEQYVAATGKPFLDNAGTSVFFQTVNQVDEKYYTPEGELVYDTNPQVREAFDISIKAIEAGITANVPAFSTGWSTGKTNGAFAAMAAPSWMLKSIKTDAPDTSGQWRVTTVPKVAGNWGGSYLAIPKRAANPEAAWAYIKEMQSPESQLKNFTDTGALPSTVSAYESTAIADYTDPFFGDSKIGDVLGKSLQEFKPFFNGPETATIGSAMINTVTDVEAGNTPPDKAWDAAMKAVKDALGG, encoded by the coding sequence GTGAAATTCCGTCTTGCAGCAGCAGCAACCGTCGCCGTCATGGTCGGCGCCCTGGTCACCGGTTGTTCCGGGTCCGGCGGCGGCGATGACAAGACCTTCCAGTTCTGGTCCTTCACGGGCATCAACCAGAAGGCCGATGTCGCGAAGTACAAAGAAGCCCACCCCGACATCACCGTCAAGCTCACCGAGGTCGGCAGCACGCAGGAGACCGCTCAGGCGCTCACCGCTGCGCTGGCCGGTGGCAAGGTCCCCGACCTGGTGCTCATCCAGGGCGACGACCTGCCGAACTTCGTCGCGAACCCCGACAACTTCGTCGACCTGAGCACGATGGGCGCCGACGACATCTCCAAGGACTACCTGCCATGGGTCTGGGACCAGGCGGTCGCGCAGAACGACGCCGTCGTCGGGGTGCCGACCGACGTGGGCGGGATGTCGATGGCGTACCGCGCGGACCTCTTCGAGGCCGCCGGCCTGCCATCGGACCCGGACGAGGTCGCGGCGCTGTGGCCCACCTGGGACGACTTCATCTCTGTCGGGGAGCAGTACGTCGCCGCCACCGGGAAGCCGTTCCTCGACAACGCCGGCACCTCGGTCTTCTTCCAGACCGTGAACCAGGTCGACGAGAAGTACTACACGCCGGAGGGTGAGCTCGTGTACGACACGAATCCGCAGGTTCGGGAGGCGTTCGACATCTCGATCAAGGCGATCGAGGCGGGCATCACCGCGAACGTCCCCGCCTTCTCCACCGGCTGGAGCACGGGCAAGACCAACGGCGCCTTCGCCGCGATGGCGGCTCCCTCCTGGATGCTGAAGAGCATCAAGACGGACGCGCCGGACACCTCGGGCCAGTGGCGTGTGACGACGGTGCCGAAGGTCGCCGGCAACTGGGGTGGCAGCTACCTCGCCATCCCGAAGCGCGCGGCGAACCCGGAGGCCGCGTGGGCGTACATCAAGGAGATGCAGTCGCCCGAGTCGCAGCTGAAGAACTTCACCGACACCGGTGCCCTGCCCAGCACGGTCTCAGCGTACGAGTCGACGGCGATCGCCGACTACACCGACCCGTTCTTCGGCGACTCGAAGATCGGTGACGTGCTCGGCAAGTCCCTGCAGGAGTTCAAGCCGTTCTTCAACGGTCCGGAGACCGCGACGATCGGCTCGGCGATGATCAACACCGTCACCGACGTCGAGGCGGGCAACACCCCACCGGACAAGGCGTGGGACGCCGCGATGAAGGCCGTGAAGGACGCCCTCGGCGGCTGA
- a CDS encoding beta-glucosidase — translation MTLQHEGPRSATRPVERGRWNVRSLSPVERAQALLEAMTLEEKVAQLGSVWFTDSGGDFAPSVEATDSTAAAETVSSPTDTGFDGGLGQLTRIFGTEPVTVPDGVRRLSELQQQVVDGNRFGIPAIAHEECLTGFAAYGATAFPTPLAWAASFDEDLVERLAESIGADLRAVGVHQGLAPVLDVVRDYRWGRVEETLGEDPYLVGQLGAAYVRGLERTGVVATLKHFAGYAASRGAKNHGPVSIGRRELADVVLPPFETAIRLGGARSVMNAYTDLDGVPAGASVELLTGVLRDEWGFDGTVVADYWAIPFLATMHRIADGAAEAGALALTAGIDVELPETVGFGAALVGSVRDGTVSEALVDRAVLRHLRQKVELGLLDGGPLVPEDAAATDLDGPRNRAIATRLAEESIVLLRNSGVLPLDARSRIAVIGPAADQFRSLVGCYAFPNHVLSKHPGHDLGIAIPTLLDAVRTEFPGADLVSEEGCGITTTDRSGIPAAVRAATEADVVVLAVGDIAGLFGDGTSGEGCDAEDLRLPGGQHELVLAVLATGTPVVLVVLSGRPYALGEYGAAEAVVQAFFPGQEGAAAVAGVLSGRVAPSGRLPVQIPRSPAMSGTSLQPPLGLASRGISVLDPTPLYPFGHGLTGGDVRYRSLEAAPELAVDGELLVEVTVENVGDADAVEVVQLYGSDLVASVVRPAVELLAFARIDLAAGTTATVRFAVSADRLSFTGVDGRRVVEPGRSVLSAGPSAGERPVTRTIEVTGTRRVLTGRRSLRVDWHRLGPDDRGFDLAVDPTGGR, via the coding sequence ATGACCCTGCAACACGAAGGCCCCCGGTCGGCCACGCGGCCGGTCGAGCGGGGTCGCTGGAACGTCCGCAGTCTGTCGCCGGTGGAGCGGGCGCAGGCGCTCCTGGAAGCGATGACGCTCGAGGAGAAGGTGGCGCAACTCGGTTCGGTGTGGTTCACCGACTCCGGCGGCGACTTCGCCCCGAGTGTCGAAGCGACCGATTCCACCGCAGCCGCGGAGACGGTGTCGTCTCCCACGGACACCGGCTTCGACGGCGGACTCGGACAGCTCACCCGGATCTTCGGGACTGAGCCGGTGACGGTGCCGGACGGGGTGCGCCGACTCAGCGAGCTGCAGCAGCAGGTCGTCGACGGCAACCGCTTCGGCATCCCCGCGATCGCGCACGAGGAGTGCCTGACGGGCTTCGCCGCGTACGGCGCGACCGCGTTCCCGACGCCGCTCGCCTGGGCCGCCTCCTTCGACGAGGACCTCGTCGAACGCCTGGCCGAGTCCATCGGCGCCGACCTGCGCGCCGTCGGGGTGCACCAGGGACTCGCACCCGTCCTCGACGTCGTCCGGGACTACCGCTGGGGCCGGGTCGAGGAGACCCTGGGGGAGGACCCGTACCTCGTCGGCCAGCTCGGCGCCGCCTATGTCCGGGGCCTCGAGCGTACGGGCGTCGTCGCGACGCTCAAGCACTTCGCGGGCTACGCCGCCTCGCGCGGGGCGAAGAACCACGGCCCGGTGAGCATCGGCCGGCGTGAGCTCGCCGACGTCGTGCTGCCGCCGTTCGAGACCGCCATCCGGCTCGGCGGCGCCCGGAGCGTCATGAACGCGTACACCGACCTCGACGGCGTCCCTGCTGGGGCGAGCGTGGAGCTGCTCACGGGCGTCCTGCGCGACGAGTGGGGCTTCGACGGCACCGTCGTCGCCGATTACTGGGCGATCCCGTTCCTCGCGACGATGCACCGGATCGCCGACGGTGCGGCGGAAGCCGGAGCCCTCGCCCTCACCGCGGGGATCGACGTCGAGCTCCCGGAGACCGTGGGGTTCGGCGCCGCTCTGGTCGGCTCGGTCCGGGACGGGACCGTCAGCGAAGCGCTCGTCGATCGGGCCGTCCTCCGGCATCTGCGGCAGAAGGTCGAGCTCGGCCTGCTCGACGGGGGCCCGCTGGTGCCGGAGGACGCCGCGGCGACCGATCTCGACGGTCCGCGGAACCGCGCCATCGCGACCCGGCTCGCCGAGGAGTCGATCGTGCTCCTCCGGAACAGCGGCGTGCTTCCGCTGGACGCGCGGTCGCGCATCGCTGTGATCGGCCCGGCCGCCGACCAGTTCCGCAGTCTCGTCGGGTGTTACGCCTTCCCGAACCACGTCCTGTCGAAGCACCCGGGCCACGATCTCGGGATCGCGATCCCGACCCTGCTGGACGCGGTGCGCACGGAGTTCCCGGGCGCCGACCTCGTGTCGGAGGAGGGCTGTGGCATCACCACCACCGACCGTTCCGGCATCCCGGCGGCCGTGAGGGCGGCGACGGAGGCCGACGTCGTGGTGCTCGCCGTGGGTGACATCGCCGGTCTCTTCGGCGACGGCACCTCTGGTGAGGGGTGCGACGCCGAGGACCTCCGGCTCCCGGGTGGACAGCACGAGCTCGTGCTCGCCGTCCTCGCGACGGGCACACCGGTGGTTCTCGTCGTGTTGTCCGGACGCCCGTACGCGCTGGGCGAGTACGGAGCCGCCGAGGCGGTCGTCCAGGCGTTCTTCCCCGGCCAGGAGGGTGCCGCAGCCGTCGCGGGTGTGCTCTCCGGACGCGTCGCGCCGAGCGGACGGCTCCCGGTCCAGATCCCGCGGTCGCCCGCCATGTCGGGCACCTCGCTGCAACCACCGCTCGGTCTCGCGTCGCGGGGGATCAGCGTGCTCGACCCCACACCGCTCTATCCGTTCGGTCATGGCCTGACCGGCGGCGACGTCCGCTACCGCTCACTCGAGGCGGCGCCCGAACTCGCCGTGGACGGAGAGCTCCTGGTGGAGGTGACGGTCGAGAACGTCGGTGACGCGGACGCCGTCGAGGTCGTCCAGCTCTACGGCTCGGACCTCGTCGCCTCGGTCGTCCGGCCCGCCGTCGAGCTGCTCGCGTTCGCACGGATCGACCTCGCGGCGGGGACGACGGCGACGGTCCGGTTCGCCGTGTCCGCCGATCGGCTCTCGTTCACCGGGGTCGACGGTCGGCGGGTCGTCGAGCCGGGCAGGTCCGTGCTGTCCGCCGGTCCGTCGGCCGGCGAACGGCCCGTCACCCGGACGATCGAGGTGACCGGTACGCGGCGCGTCCTCACCGGCCGACGCAGCCTCAGGGTGGACTGGCACCGACTCGGTCCAGACGATCGCGGCTTCGACCTCGCGGTCGACCCGACGGGAGGTCGGTGA